In Macadamia integrifolia cultivar HAES 741 chromosome 13, SCU_Mint_v3, whole genome shotgun sequence, one DNA window encodes the following:
- the LOC122059466 gene encoding (3S,6E)-nerolidol synthase 1-like, giving the protein MAFSGGSFASSTSSPLLVNRTQQFRRTNSVKVLSMPLAYGEGNPESLRLITKPPSNYMDGFRVKHAEKCKETRLMLQELEDPLESLIMVDTLQRLCIDYHFEEEIDTILHKHYKVFNSSVNADLHDVALHFRLLRQAGYYAPTDVFHKFTDKRGHFRGELSEDIRGLKSLYEASHLGMEGEDTLDEAKDFAHKHLNAKMRTLKPEMARAVGETLEHPYHKNLARFKVRHYLSSNGTPGWNSLIQELARIDFNIVQSLHQQELYQIFKWWRDTGLSKKLKFARDQPLKWYLWPMTVLSDPKHSEQRIHLTKPISLVYIIDDIFDVHGTLDELILFTEAVNKWEPGVIDGLPDYMMICFEALDNITNEISDKVLKEHGWNPVGTLRKAWATLCDAFLVEAKWFASRQVPKAKDYLRNGTISSGLPLVLVHAFFLLGQGLTKESVDRVEQMPALISHPATILRLWDDLGSAKDEKQEGHDGSYMECYKKEHGVSSIESLQDHVFDMISDSWKELNRECLSSSPFSQSFKRASLNFARMVPVMYSYNEDQCLPTLEKYITSLLCENIPL; this is encoded by the exons ATGGCCTTCTCTGGTGGTAGCTTTGCCTCTTCCACCTCTTCTCCACTTCTTGTAAACAGAACCCAACAATTTAGAAGAACAAATTCTGTCAAAGTTCTTTCAATGCCATTAGCTTATGGTGAAGGCAATCCTGAATCCTTGAGGCTTATTACTAAACCCCCTAGCAACTATATG GATGGATTTCGAGTGAAACACGCCGAGAAATGCAAGGAAACCAGGCTTATGCTCCAAGAACTTGAGGACCCATTAGAGAGTCTGATAATGGTTGATACATTGCAACGCCTTTGCATCGATTACCATTTCGAAGAAGAGATCGATACAATTTTACACAAACATTATAAAGTCTTCAATTCTTCTGTCAATGCCGACTTGCATGATGTCGCATTACATTTTCGATTGTTAAGGCAAGCTGGTTATTATGCTCCTACAG ATGTCTTCCACAAGTTCACTGACAAGAGAGGTCACTTTAGAGGAGAATTGAGTGAAGACATAAGAGGATTGAAGAGTTTATATGAAGCTTCACATCTAGGAATGGAAGGAGAAGATACACTTGATGAAGCCAAGGACTTTGCTCACAAGCACCTTAATGCTAAGATGAGAACTCTCAAACCAGAAATGGCTAGAGCTGTAGGTGAAACATTGGAGCATCCTTATCATAAGAACTTGGCTAGGTTCAAGGTCAGACACTACCTTAGTTCTAATGGCACACCTGGATGGAATAGTCTAATACAGGAACTTGCAAGAATAGATTTTAACATTGTTCAATCCTTACATCAACAAGAACTTTATCAGATTTTTAA GTGGTGGAGAGATACGGGTTTATCAAAGAAGTTGAAGTTTGCTAGAGACCAACCATTAAAATGGTACCTATGGCCTATGACAGTTCTATCAGATCCAAAGCACTCTGAGCAACGCATCCATCTCACAAAACCCATCTCACTTGTGTACataattgatgatatttttgaTGTACATGGAACACTAGATGAACTTATTCTCTTCACTGAAGCAGTGAACAA ATGGGAACCTGGAGTCATAGATGGATTGCCTGATTACATGATGATTTGTTTCGAGGCTCTTGACAATATCACCAATGAAATCAGTGATAAAGTCCTTAAAGAACATGGGTGGAACCCCGTCGGCACCTTACGAAAAGCG TGGGCAaccctttgtgatgcatttctaGTAGAAGCCAAATGGTTTGCTTCTAGGCAAGTGCCTAAGGCAAAGGATTACCTAAGGAATGGAACAATAAGCTCAGGATTGCCTTTGGTGTTAGTTCATGCATTCTTTCTGTTGGGCCAAGGTCTAACCAAGGAGAGTGTTGATCGTGTGGAACAAATGCCGGCCCTAATATCTCACCCGGCAACAATTCTTCGTTTGTGGGATGACTTGGGAAGTGCCAAG GATGAAAAGCAAGAAGGGCACGATGGATCATACATGGAGTGTTACAAGAAGGAACATGGGGTGTCTTCAATTGAAAGTCTTCAAGATCATGTCTTTGATATGATTTCAGATTCATGGAAGGAACTCAATAGGGAATGCCTCTCATCAAGCCCATTCTCACAGTCCTTCAAAAGGGCTTCATTAAATTTTGCAAGGATGGTCCCTGTGATGTATAGTTACAATGAAGACCAATGTCTTCCAACTCTTGAGAAATATATCACATCACTGTTGTGCGAAAATATTCCTCTGTGA
- the LOC122059660 gene encoding (3S,6E)-nerolidol synthase 1-like: protein MAVFGSSFASSTPSPLPLNRTQKFRRTNSINVPTMSLAYGGGIPESLRLITKPPSYNMDGLRVKHAEKCKETRLMLQELEDPLESMIMVDALQRLCIDYHFEEEIDTVLHKHYKVFNSSVNANLHCNALHFRLLRQAGYYVPTDVFHKFTDKRGHFRGELSEDIRGLKSLYEASHLGMEGEDTLDEAKDFAHKHLNAKMRTLKPEMARAVGETLEHSYHKNLARFKVRDYLSSKCTPGWNSLIQELARMDFNIVQSLHQQELYQIFKWWTEMGLSKKLKFARDQPLKWYLWPMTVLSDPKHSEQRIHLTKTISLVYIIDDIFDVHGTLDELILFTEAVNKWEPGVIDGLPDYMKICFKALDNITNEISDKVLKEHGWNPVGTLQKAWATLCDAFLVEAKWFASRQVPKAKDYLRNGTISSGLPLLSVHAFFLLGQGLTKESVHRLEQTPALISRLATILRLWDDLGSAKDEKQEGHDGSYIECYKKEHGVSSIESLQDHVFDMISDSWKELNRECLSSSSFSPSFKRASLNFARMVPVMYSYNEDQCLPTLEKYVTSLLYENIPL from the exons ATGGCCGTCTTTGGTAGCAGCTTTGCCTCTTCCACCCCTTCTCCACTTCCTCTAAACAGAACCCAAAAATTTAGAAGAACAAATTCTATCAATGTTCCTACCATGTCATTAGCTTATGGTGGAGGCATCCCTGAATCCCTGAGGCTTATTACTAAACCTCCCAGCTACAATATG GATGGACTTCGAGTGAAACACGCTGAGAAATGCAAGGAAACTAGGCTTATGCTCCAGGAACTTGAGGATCCATTAGAGAGTATGATAATGGTTGATGCATTGCAACGCCTTTGCATCGATTACCATTTTGAAGAAGAGATCGATACAGTTTTACACAAACATTATAAAGTCTTCAATTCTTCTGTCAATGCCAACTTGCATTGCAACGCATTACATTTCCGATTGTTGAGGCAAGCTGGTTATTATGTTCCTACAG ATGTCTTCCACAAGTTCACTGACAAGAGAGGTCACTTTAGAGGAGAATTGAGTGAAGACATAAGAGGATTGAAGAGTTTATATGAAGCTTCACATCTAGGAATGGAAGGAGAAGATACACTTGATGAAGCCAAGGACTTTGCTCACAAGCACCTTAATGCTAAGATGAGAACTCTCAAACCAGAAATGGCTAGAGCTGTAGGTGAAACATTGGAGCATTCTTATCATAAGAACTTGGCAAGGTTCAAGGTCAGAGACTACCTCAGTTCTAAATGCACACCTGGATGGAATAGTCTAATACAGGAACTTGCAAGAATGGATTTTAACATCGTTCAATCCTTACATCAACAAGAACTTTATCAGATTTTTAA GTGGTGGACAGAGATGGGTTTATCAAAAAAGTTGAAGTTTGCTAGAGACCAACCATTAAAATGGTACCTATGGCCTATGACAGTTCTATCAGATCCAAAGCACTCTGAGCAACGCATCCATCTCACAAAAACCATCTCACTTGTCTACATAATTGACGATATTTTTGATGTTCATGGAACACTTGATGAACTTATTCTCTTTACTGAAGCAGTGAACAA ATGGGAACCTGGAGTTATAGATGGATTGCCTGATTACATGAAGATTTGTTTCAAGGCTCTTGACAATATCACCAATGAAATCAGTGATAAAGTCCTTAAAGAACATGGGTGGAACCCCGTCGGCACCTTACAGAAAGCG TGGGCAaccctttgtgatgcatttctaGTAGAAGCCAAATGGTTTGCTTCTAGGCAAGTGCCTAAGGCAAAGGATTACCTAAGGAATGGAACAATAAGCTCAGGATTACCTTTGTTGTCAGTTCATGCATTCTTTCTGCTGGGCCAAGGTCTAACCAAGGAGAGTGTTCATCGTTTGGAACAAACGCCGGCCCTAATATCTCGCCTTGCAACAATTCTTCGTTTGTGGGATGACTTGGGAAGCGCCAAG GATGAAAAGCAAGAAGGGCACGATGGATCATACATTGAGTGTTACAAGAAGGAACatggggtttcttcaattgaAAGTCTTCAAGATCATGTCTTTGATATGATTTCAGATTCATGGAAGGAACTCAATAGGGAATGCCTCTCATCAAGCTCATTCTCACCGTCCTTCAAAAGGGCTTCATTAAATTTTGCAAGGATGGTCCCTGTGATGTATAGTTACAATGAAGACCAATGTCTTCCAACTCTTGAAAAATATGTCACATCACTGTTGTACGAAAATATTCCTCTGTGA